The genome window CTAGATATACACTATGCCTTGGTATTATTTTTTAAATGTTTCTTGCTTGGGTAAAATTATTTTATAGGTGCTTTATCATTTGGGACTTCAATTAATCCACAGTTCATTGCAAGCTTTGCTTCTGCTGCTGGTAAACGTCCTCATCAAGATTTCGACTCTCAAGAATCTGATCCAGAGGTAATTCTTAACTGTTTGCTGAAGCTTACTGTATTCTAGAAAATTACTGGAATATGTATATCTTTTCTTGATGGACATAACCACTTAAGTGTTCCTTAATTTTCGTAGTGGGGTTGGTGGACAGCAAACCATGAGCTGAAGAAGCCATCAATTAGTCTGTTGTTTCCAACAATCATCCTCCTCAGCCGCCgccatcaacagcagcagcagcgatgCTAAATAGTAGTGGTGGATCTGGTTCTAACTACTCTGGTGGCGAGATCCTACCTCCACCATTTTTTATCTTTATTATCTGTGATTCTGCAATCCACATGTTTGATTTTTTACTTAGTTTCTCTTTGAGACCGGTCGCCATGTTTGGTTAGCACATCTAGAATGCATTACAATTGGAGGCAATAGCTGTTCACTATCCACTATAACCTGAAAGCTTAGCTGTTCAACTGAGCTTTCTGATTCTTCCATTTTTTCCCATTCAAGTATATGATATTCTTGTGTGCTATTCAATATTACAAATAACAAATTTGCATATGAGAATAATTAAGTAAATTTGGCCACCTAATCAGTAGGATTGTTTGGTTGGAGGAATTTTTGTAGCATGTGAAACTTGAGCTAATTAGAAAGCAACCACTACCTTCTCTTCAGCATGAAAAAATAGCTTAGCCATTTCTTAGAGTTAAGCCCTTAGCCACTTGCTGGCCTTATCGTCTGGAAGAAGAAATGGTACTCAACTGCTGGTCTCTTTGGCAAATTTTTCTTTgcacttttcttgttcgaactggcAATCCACAACCAAGTACCTTGCTTGCACCAACAAAAGTCCCTTCTACTGTAGGGCAATCCATGGATTTATTGCTTGTCCTGAAATTTGATAGAGGCATTCATGATATCAGTTGCTCGTTAATTCCATTTGTTTCTTGTTCTCTTGTGCATTGTTATGACATATTTGCACCTTTTGCGGGGAACGATCGACCAACAATGGAGTGGCCCACTAGATTAAAGATCGCTCTGGGTGCTGCCAAGGGTTTAGCTCATCTTCATGAAGACTGTGAGTGTACATACATTACGATGATTAATATTTTATTACAATCATATTTCCTAGTAAATATTGAAATATACACGGGTCTTATATAACATCTTTCTTATGAGCAGGTCATCCAAAGATCATCCACCGCGACATTAAGGCATCTAACATTCTTCTTGACTTCAAATTTGAATATAAGGTATGCTCTGAGTTTTTCTTTTCTGTTCTAGAGTTAATAGCTAACTGTTTTTGTTAACTGAAAATGTATTTATCACACAATGCTTATATAAACCACTTGATTAAGTTATATTATGTTAGGACATTTTGGCAGTCCACTAATTATATCTGGTTTGATGTTGTTATAAAGTGATCTCTGCTATCTAATCTATTTTGGTGGCCGTAAAGTTTTGCTTGCTTGAAATTTGATCACATTAGTTGAATTTTGTCTATAACCAGATCAGATGAGAAATTATACAGCCTTCTTGCTTAAATGTACAGACCACCGTTTAATTTTTTGAACTTTATTTTATCTAACAATTGTCTCTCTACAGGTTGCTGACTTTGGACTTGCAAAGTTCACTACTGATAATAACACCCATGTTTCAACAAGAGTAATGGGAACCTTTGGGTATGTATAAATGCTACCTTATAATTCAAGTTCAAGGTTAGACATTATAGGCAGACATGCTGCATACCTATTTGGCTGAAAATTTTAAGCATGTGGATGCCATTACCTAATACTGATGCAATTCAGACTAGATCAGAATCTGGTTAGTTTCCTTAATGATACAATACCCTATAGGTTTTTGTAACCTTGTCATTTGCATCATATTCTCAGCTATCAGGAGAGTTATTCCAACATTCAACTTGTTATGCTAATGCTAGTAATAATTATGGCTTGCTAATACACATCTTCCTGGCTCTAGGTATTTGGCACCTGAGTATGCAGCGTCTGGCAAGCTCACAGAAAAATCTGATGTATTTTCTTTCGGAGTCATGCTTCTTGAGCTTATTACTGGGCGGCGACCAATTGACACAACCCAATTGGCACTGCTTGCTATAAGCACATATGTACTTCCATTTGCATGTTGTATAATACTAATACCAATTGCAAAATTATAGTTATTTTTTCTACCCTTGTTAGTTAATAAGCATATTTCTGGTCAATAGGTTGTATTCTTATTCTTGTAACCGTGTTAATTAATGTTATGGACTTGTAGTCTTGTATTACCTTGTGAATATATCTGTCCCTGCCTGCCATGTGAACGTGCTTAGCCTGGAATTTGTGATATGTacatatatcaatgtgtttgaaatctgtattgtatgtgatatattgtgttgcatgtaatattatgtgtgtctaattttgcatttctgtattttttatttttttctggaaaagggttaagaacgtgggtacccacgttcttaaggttaagaacgtgggtaccgtcgaacttaatgggcagccCTCACCGACCCAGGCAcgacccataagttcgacggccacgtggccccgtcgaacttaaatgtaagaacgtgggtgccgtcgaacttatggaaaaaattcgacggcccccgtcgaacttaaaaacccacgttcttaaccttaagttcgacggtacccacgttcttaaacttaagttcgacggtacccacgttcttaaccttaagaacgtgggggccgtcgaacttacttctttaagttcgtccaaaaatcgccgtcggctatgttcgtgggtaaacccacgttcttatggtaagttcgacggcctattacattaagttcgacggtttttcacccacgttctttaaccaatttcttgtagtgaacacttctgcaatatgggagtcgactgggaacatacctactatcatgccgggggtctcctgaactgcttccgcctccaagtggttcagtctcccatgattgtaacgcggctgagagcgattgcctgctccaggctgaggcacattatgcttcactggggcattggggcctgactgctgctgggctgccttcttcggacattgcatcacccagtggccttgctctccacagtggaaacatgccctgtttccaacctgagctagtgctgcctgactgttctgctggtttgctggggcaggaagacgaggtgcttgctgattctgcttctgaaactgacctcctgactgattgttctgacggttctggtactgatgctgaggatactgcctttggaactgctgatgctgctgaggtggacgctggttctgcctgaactgctgaggttgattgcctgagaaacgaggacggttgctgcttccaggctggggtccactgatcttgcgcttacgatcctccatctccttacgctttctctctgtcatgattgctctgttaatcaagtgctggaatgttgggaaggtgtgattcatcagttggtactgcagagggtcaaccaagcctctcaggaaacggtactgtcgcttggcgtcggt of Zea mays cultivar B73 chromosome 8, Zm-B73-REFERENCE-NAM-5.0, whole genome shotgun sequence contains these proteins:
- the LOC103635231 gene encoding proline-rich receptor-like protein kinase PERK1 → MVLNCWSLWQIFLCTFLVRTGNPQPSTLLAPTKVPSTVGQSMDLLLVLKFDRGIHDISCSLIPFVSCSLVHCYDIFAPFAGNDRPTMEWPTRLKIALGAAKGLAHLHEDCHPKIIHRDIKASNILLDFKFEYKVADFGLAKFTTDNNTHVSTRVMGTFGYLAPEYAASGKLTEKSDVFSFGVMLLELITGRRPIDTTQLALLAISTYVLPFACCIILIPIAKL